The nucleotide window GAATAGTACGTTCGAATGACcatctttttaaaaaatcggtaTTTTTGACCTACCCAGGTATGTGTAATCCCTTAAAGTACTCAAGATTATCGATTTAACCGTTACCTTAGAGTTTGACAATTCAGCATTTTCACTGGTGCACCCATCTCTAATACTGCATGCGGTCCTTGGTCATAAATTATACCCGCCCCTAGACCCTAAGTCCTCCATGGTTTCCATCTGCAGGCTCGAGTGCACCAGTACCAAGCCCAGATATCGAAACTCCAGCTCGAGAGCGAGTCTCTTCGAGGTCAACTTCGGGGTCTGGAGGCTGCTTGCGCCGGTGAAGTCCACGCCGCCCTGGTAGCCAGGCTGGCCAACCTCGAGACCGAGCACGCGGCTCTGGCGCGGGACGCCGACGCTCAACGTCGACAGTACGAACGGTGTCTGGATGACGTCGCCAACCAGGTCGTCCGCGCCCTGCTCTCCCAAAAGGTTCACCCTAGCTTTAACCGTTCGTCGATAGCCGATCATCGCCAAAATATCATCACCAAACCAACCAACGCACACGTCGCACGTCTCCTTTATACCGATTCCTCTTGATTTCAGGGTCTGAGGGAGGAAATCGGGGCTCTTCAGAGGCGCATCCGCGAACTCGAAGCCCAGAATCGGGCGCTCTCTGGACTCCTGGCTCAAGCCACAAGTCCCGGAAGTCCCACCGATCTCATTCACGGAATTCTCGAGGCTGGACCCGCCGCTCTGGTCGCTGCCCTGAGCCTCGACGCCGCTTGGGTTCCGCTTACGCGACCGAGGTCCTTGAACCTTCAGATCCCCGTCATGGCCACCGCCAAATGTCGCAGGGCCAGGCCTCTGGGTGAGTTGAAGTTGTCCGGACACTGAGAACCGGAAGCTCTGGAGCCAGCAAGATAACTGTGATCCTGAACTTGCGGGGTGCGAATGGTTTCGAACCTTTCGTGGACTGGAAAATCCGAGGAACTGATTCGTTCACAACCACCTCGTTAAagatcttttcaaaattgtctttctttcatttactCACGCCAGGTCAAAAACCCTCGGAAGAAGAGGGCAGCGAGAGTCCGGAGAGTGGGAACAGGGACGAGGGTTACTCGACGATGTCGAGCGACGTTCAGGGCGAAGGAACCCGACAAGAACCGGCGAGAGGGTTGGAGGACCTGAAGGAAGCCACGGACGAAACGGAAGCCGACGTCTCACCCGACGCTCGTCTCGTGACCCTCGACGCCGGGGATCCGGATGTACTTTTTTTACCCTTAAATCTAACCGTAGGAATTAACCCAAGGCACAGCTATCCACCAACCAAAGATCTACTACCCTATCAGCACGTGATGCGGAGCTTTTCCGACAGTCATCTTTGCCTGAAACTTACCACCACCGCCAGCCTTTCTCCCTACAATATAGCAAGTCCGTCTGGTTCGTCCGTTCTTCTCGTAGAAGAAGAGGGTTGGGATGCGGAATACGTCCAGCAGTGGCTGAGGTGGGTAAAAGCTACTAGTCACGATGCGTTGGTTtactttgaattatttttgggACATTTTTTGACGCACGCAAACGTCGAATGACGAGATTTTAGTCCTCGTTTGCTGCATCGGTAACATTATATGTCCGGAATGTATTTAATTGTCTTAAAGTCTAATTTCATCGGAAATAGGTTACATGATATACTTCCGATTCACGATCGTTGATTGTGGAGATCATTCACGCtgtgaagatttttttttttttgtactgtatatgaaaaattctgacatTGATTGGTGATAGGGATCCTTCAAAAGTTTGGTTTTAGTGATAACTTCGTGTGATTGCATTCAATTCTTTACTAGAAAGTTCAAAGCTTTCCATAGATATATTAAAGAAGCTCCGAAACGTCGTCATAAGGCTCGTCTATATCGAAAACATGACTAAACGAACAACGAAACCAATTCAGGTTGGACGACACCAGAAGTGCCCAGCAGCACCGCGATCTCCTAGAGCTGGAATACGACCGAGCTGAACTTGAGGATTGGAGTTTTTCCTTGTCGACGGAGGACCTTGCCCAGGGTGAATCGACGTGGAAGGAACCAGCGATCACTCCCGCTTTGCCGGCGATAAAGGAGCAGAATCCTCTGGAGCTCGAGGAGGACGCGAACGAGTGTTTGTGGAACGGAGCAAGCTACCTGGCGGACCGAGCGGGCGGTGAATTGGTGAGTTGCGGGAAGACGAGGCAAGGTGGAAAGGACTCGTCCCAACATGGCGAGTAACTTTTGGAACGCTTTAACCAGGTGGCTCTGCTCATGGATGCGAGAACCAGCGGACCATGGCCGTACGCTTCGAGTCCCGGAGCTTCTTGGAGCAGCGAAGAAGGCGGTCCGGAAAACTCCAGCAAAAGATCTTCCGCGGCTCTTTCCGGCTGCAGCGACGATCCGGACTCTCCGTCGGTCGGAACCGATTTCACCCGGGATTTTTACAGACTGGTTAAATTCGAGAGCACTAAAAGCCTCGCGAGTACCTCTTCGAGGGGGGGAAAACCTCCGGAAAGGGAACAGGCCCTCCAGAACGTTCTATCGTTCATCGCCGAGCAACAGATGTACCTGGCGGAATTACCGCACTATTATCACGACGCTGCTAACTGCAACGAAACCCCGAATCCAAACGAAGGTCAGTGTTTCTCAGGGATCTTGAGAAGTCCGGAAGGATTTTATAGATCGCGATCAGGTGTCGAAGAGTATCGTAGAATAGGATTCAAAAACACGATACAAATATTGACGAGTTTCTTGTCTTTCCATATCTTGCTCTATGATATTCTATCAGGATTCTTCGTGTCTCCACTTCTTGGTAACATTTGAAATGGTTTCATTTGAAATAGGCATTTTAAACGTAAATTGTATtatgcatttttcattttaaatattaaGCATTTTATCCAGCAGTGCATATCTTGTGTAACAtgtatgaaaagtttttgaacaCTGTAGTTTGTGCACACCCAAATGCTATATtgcattgtttttttctttctttatcctGTTCAAGCAGCGATCGCAGCTTGCGCCGTAAGTCAGAACGAGCGAGTTTGCGAAACAGCCGAGTCGGGCTCGGGCGACAAGGAAAACGGCGGTCATGAAAATTCCGTGGAAATGGAGCCAGGCGATGATATTCTCGAGCAGATATTGGTCCCGTCTTTGGCGCCCGATGAAAGGATCATCAGTACCGTTTCCTGCAACGGTGGAATTTCCTACACAACCGTAGCTCCCTCCGAACTCGGCGCCGTTCCCGAAGAAGACGAGGAAGCGGCCACCTCCTCAACCCCCAGTACCGTCGTAAGTCTCTCGGAAATCGCGGAAAgcccataatttttttacattacaaCGATCAGAAAACTCCACCCGATTCGCGAGGTTGTGATTTTCTATACAGAAATGAGTCTATCTTTCGGGTAGATCAATTTTTTAGCCTTTTCGATCAAATTACGTTTCCGTTGATAGAGAAGGGTGGTTAAGTTTTCgagattgattttcaagtcgCAACTTTGAATAACTGATATTCGTATTAGGGAGAGGTTCTCAGTTAACcaacaattattcaaattattggTTACACGTGACATTTATCTagttttatctttatttccATAAGCTGTGAAGTTTGGAAAAATGGTTAACGATATCGTTGAAGCTGAGACACTTTTAACGAGTGACTAAAATCACCGCTTGCATTCACTTTTCACGTCATTACGATATCGTCCAACATCGGAAACGAAGAAACCAGACGTTTCCAAGTTCAACTTACTCGTAGTTATCATCGAAACTAAAATATCTAATGTAGTCTCTTTTCTCCAGGACGTTTTTCGCTATCTTAACGAATTTTAAGACGTCTGTAATGTATAACACATAGAGTTCAGTTCAGAGCTGTAAACACGtgtcaagaatttttttttttttgttagtttatatttaaatgagtaaattttaattttatacattgaataataaccaaaatctTAATATGAGCAGCAGGTAGTAACAGGTTGAAACACAAAGCAAACATCATCTAATAAAACTAGCTTTTCTTTCATTAATCACGtcaaggaaataaaaatttgacatctatAATCCAGACTCAAAATTGGCGTTGACTGGTGCAATCattctcaataaaaaaaaaaaaaacaatcgtacGAACGGTTTCGAAGTTATCTGTTCAGTGAAGAGCGCAGTTGAACTATAAATTTCGAAGCTCAATATCGGGTCGAAACTAGTATCTCTTAATTTCAAAgtcaacttgaaaattttgcgtTCTCATTTTCGAAGGTGAGTCCAGCCCGAGGTCCGCTTCTGGTCGAGGGTCGAGATCGTACGTTGAGTTTCCACGAGCGGGCAACGTCGAAGGACGTGATAGACGAGCTGAACAGGATGATACGGAAGGGCGAGGACCATCCGGCGTCTCAGGACGCGGCTCAGACCGTCCTCGAGAAGCTTGATCTCGCCTGCTGTTGTCCAACGGGTTGGGTCCACGTGGAAAGAGACATAGACTTCACGGATCCGAAGGTAGGTTCGAAGGCCCGCCGAGCGAGTTGAAATGCGTTGGAAAAATTGGGCTCCAGGAATCCCTGAGGAAGGTGAATTTATTAATCTCCATAATTTTATCGACAAATATTCAGGCCAGGGCGAATCTGCTCGACGTTATGTTGGCAAGCAGCGAAAGTTCATCGGCGACATCCAGCAGCGGATCAGCCGGAAGTGATTCCGGCGACGAGCCACCCGATTATCGTCATCTTCACAGACTCCATCGGTACCGACGTCAAAAGAAAGGTAACTAGAAACTTGCTGTACGTTGTTTGAAATCGGTTGAAATCGCTTAGCTTTGAGACCTCCCTTCGccttgtttctctttttttttttttttttctttataatcaCTATTGTTATCTGTTTTCCGCTTAAATCACCGACCTAACAATAAGCGAAGCCacttttcatcattttccaTTCATACTCACGCTGCGGAATTAATCAAGCTGAATATCTCGACTCGTTGTTGGTTTATTTGTGTCTCTTCcgttctcttttctttttttctttgttcttaTTTGTTATCGCTTCGATGATTATCCTCATAATTTGCTCCTCTTCACCGCTTACTCGTCGTTCTGATAACGCGACACCCGCTTTGCGTTAATTGTTTAATGAAATAGAAAgattgaataatcaaaaattgcTAATCTTAACACCGAATCCTCACTCGCAggcatacatgtataacatACACGCTTTTTGCTAATCGACACTTTTGCATCCGGaggtcaatttttcaaaataatctgAGAAAGCATGTGTTTTTACCCTAAATGGCTTCGAAAGCCATTGACTTTTCGAAATTCTATCGCATATCGTAATTCCGGTAAAAGAAATTTGCGACGTGTAAATGAAAGGCGATTTTTCGCAAATGAAAGCTTGagctttttccttttttttcactttgacCACACTATAATCGTCAGTCGCAAATTCCTTATACCGAAATTATTATCAGCAAGACTCTTGCGTTTTATATCGCatcgataattaattttaagtcGTAGATTCTCGGATGAACCGGCGATAATTGCATAATATACGACGAGGTTTCCGTCAAACGAAACGGCGTCGTCATTCTTGCAAAGCCGAGACTATCGAGATATCTGCTCGATGATAATAAATGTTAACTGGATGAAAAATCGTTCTCGTAAAAGCTGCTATCGCTGTACATAGCCACTCTCGTATTTTCTGTTCAGATGGTAGCTCCTCCTGCGCGCTCTGCTTTGATTGTCACAAGAAAAGCTACGTAGTTCGGCTTAGTGATGATCAATTTCTCTAACTCGTTTTGATCGTGACGTTTTCATTtgataatacgtatatatccgtaccaaaaaaaaaaaaaaaattcaatagatAAATTAAAAGTCAAACGATCGATAAGATCATGTCTCGCGTGTTGCGTCGAAGTGAATTCTTtatctctatatatatatatatatgtatgtatatgtcgAACTTGACTTGgcttttatatacatatataataataataataataacaattataatcATTGTACACGTATTCGATGTTATACACGAAAAACAAATGCGATCTttggaaatcattttttttttattttttttttttgttcctcacGTATTCACTGTATACTTATACGCATACTACTAACCGCAGATTTCTTGTTAACCCCTCGATTATACGGAGATGTAACCGATtcgttgataaaatttttcgtagcTTGCgcagaaaattatatttcaaagtaaatgtacgaaattttgttagaaaagaaaaaaatatcataattttgaagcttaagattgatgaaatttcgttAAAACGTTCAAAAGTCGAATAACACGTAATGCAATAATTGTCAGTAGGTGAATGAAAATTGCGTTGgttagaaaatttataaatgataACGCCGAAAGTTCGATGAATTTTAATCGGTTGATTGATGtaaatgagaaaagaaaaaaaacaaaaaagaaatggagagatttcgagtttggtgtttgatatttgaaaattgttgaatattatTCGACGACGGTcggtttgaaattaatttacatgACAAGAGTTCGCGGGATTCGGATTACACCCGGGGTTACATCTCCTTGGAGGAATAATGATCGTGTCAGTTTCGGgacgaatgagaaaaaagaattaattgaaaattggaaaaaaaaaaaaataaataaaatacgaagaaaggaaaaaaaaatcggataaCTAGTTGAAGGCTAAGCCGAGCTACCCCTGTGTCCGCTAGAGCCGGTATAGAAGAGCAAGAGAGTGGTCTGAGGCATGTTGACCTGCTGCTTGGTTTCCCAGCCTCCGCGGCCCAGGCCCAACGAGTCCTCCGCATCCCGTCGGCTTGGGGCGCATCGGCGAGACCCTCGATCATCGGACGGGACGACTTCTTCGTGAGGTACGGCGACAAGGAACGCGAGGCGGTAGCGACCTTCGATTTTCTCAACGACATCTGCACCCTCTCATCGCCGAGCGACTCGAACGGCGGCAGTCTTATCGACATCGCCGAATCTCCAGGATGCTGCAACGCCGACTGCAAGGAGGACCTGA belongs to Neodiprion lecontei isolate iyNeoLeco1 chromosome 5, iyNeoLeco1.1, whole genome shotgun sequence and includes:
- the LOC107217344 gene encoding uncharacterized protein LOC107217344 isoform X2, which translates into the protein MLGVLKRRWKPSKRASNGRGTEANLGAELALDKPRPVASPRQIHPLYGEKAGLLGYCDSVGNTESFPPPPNIVVEGGRIEFVRPSQDIATTPRKNTVSRGSQTLADHPEKSDPAKESLEERVQELERTLQAERAAAQRDRATITRLQRQINKREATQRDVERERRQRMEAEARVREATAEAERARTRVHHLQRELVRMEESARGILQQKQRAEQLKQEKTALTLSYEARVHQYQAQISKLQLESESLRGQLRGLEAACAGEVHAALVARLANLETEHAALARDADAQRRQYERCLDDVANQVVRALLSQKGLREEIGALQRRIRELEAQNRALSGLLAQATSPGSPTDLIHGILEAGPAALVAALSLDAAWVPLTRPRSLNLQIPVMATAKCRRARPLGQKPSEEEGSESPESGNRDEGYSTMSSDVQGEGTRQEPARGLEDLKEATDETEADVSPDARLVTLDAGDPDVLFLPLNLTVGINPRHSYPPTKDLLPYQHVMRSFSDSHLCLKLTTTASLSPYNIASPSGSSVLLVEEEGWDAEYVQQWLRLDDTRSAQQHRDLLELEYDRAELEDWSFSLSTEDLAQGESTWKEPAITPALPAIKEQNPLELEEDANECLWNGASYLADRAGGELVALLMDARTSGPWPYASSPGASWSSEEGGPENSSKRSSAALSGCSDDPDSPSVGTDFTRDFYRLVKFESTKSLASTSSRGGKPPEREQALQNVLSFIAEQQMYLAELPHYYHDAANCNETPNPNEAAIAACAVSQNERVCETAESGSGDKENGGHENSVEMEPGDDILEQILVPSLAPDERIISTVSCNGGISYTTVAPSELGAVPEEDEEAATSSTPSTVVSPARGPLLVEGRDRTLSFHERATSKDVIDELNRMIRKGEDHPASQDAAQTVLEKLDLACCCPTGWVHVERDIDFTDPKARANLLDVMLASSESSSATSSSGSAGSDSGDEPPDYRHLHRLHRYRRQKKASAAQAQRVLRIPSAWGASARPSIIGRDDFFVRYGDKEREAVATFDFLNDICTLSSPSDSNGGSLIDIAESPGCCNADCKEDLMKLSPL
- the LOC107217344 gene encoding uncharacterized protein LOC107217344 isoform X7, producing the protein MLGVLKRRWKPSKRASNGRGTEANLGAELALDKPRPVASPRQIHPLYGEKAGLLGYCDSVGNTESFPPPPNIVVEGGRIEFVRPSQDIATTPRKNTVSRGSQTLADHPEKSDPAKESLEERVQELERTLQAERAAAQRDRATITRLQRQINKREATQRDVERERRQRMEAEARVREATAEAERARTRVHHLQRELVRMEESARGILQQKQRAEQLKQEKTALTLSYEARVHQYQAQISKLQLESESLRGQLRGLEAACAGEVHAALVARLANLETEHAALARDADAQRRQYERCLDDVANQVVRALLSQKGLREEIGALQRRIRELEAQNRALSGLLAQATSPGSPTDLIHGILEAGPAALVAALSLDAAWVPLTRPRSLNLQIPVMATAKCRRARPLGQKPSEEEGSESPESGNRDEGYSTMSSDVQGEGTRQEPARGLEDLKEATDETEADVSPDARLVTLDAGDPDVLFLPLNLTVGINPRHSYPPTKDLLPYQHVMRSFSDSHLCLKLTTTASLSPYNIASPSGSSVLLVEEEGWDAEYVQQWLRLDDTRSAQQHRDLLELEYDRAELEDWSFSLSTEDLAQGESTWKEPAITPALPAIKEQNPLELEEDANECLWNGASYLADRAGGELVALLMDARTSGPWPYASSPGASWSSEEGGPENSSKRSSAALSGCSDDPDSPSVGTDFTRDFYRLVKFESTKSLASTSSRGGKPPEREQALQNVLSFIAEQQMYLAELPHYYHDAANCNETPNPNEVQAAIAACAVSQNERVCETAESGSGDKENGGHENSVEMEPGDDILEQILVPSLAPDERIISTVSCNGGISYTTVAPSELGAVPEEDEEAATSSTPSTVVSPARGPLLVEGRDRTLSFHERATSKDVIDELNRMIRKGEDHPASQDAAQTVLEKLDLACCCPTGWVHVERDIDFTDPKARANLLDVMLASSESSSATSSSGSAGSDSGDEPPDYRHLHRLHRYRRQKKVEG
- the LOC107217344 gene encoding uncharacterized protein LOC107217344 isoform X3, which produces MLGVLKRRWKPSKRASNGRGTEANLGAELALDKPRPVASPRQIHPLYGEKAGLLGYCDSVGNTESFPPPPNIVVEGGRIEFVRPSQDIATTPRKNTVSRGSQTLADHPEKSDPAKESLEERVQELERTLQAERAAAQRDRATITRLQRQINKREATQRDVERERRQRMEAEARVREATAEAERARTRVHHLQRELVRMEESARGILQQKQRAEQLKQEKTALTLSYEARVHQYQAQISKLQLESESLRGQLRGLEAACAGEVHAALVARLANLETEHAALARDADAQRRQYERCLDDVANQVVRALLSQKGLREEIGALQRRIRELEAQNRALSGLLAQATSPGSPTDLIHGILEAGPAALVAALSLDAAWVPLTRPRSLNLQIPVMATAKCRRARPLGQKPSEEEGSESPESGNRDEGYSTMSSDVQGEGTRQEPARGLEDLKEATDETEADVSPDARLVTLDAGDPDVLFLPLNLTVGINPRHSYPPTKDLLPYQHVMRSFSDSHLCLKLTTTASLSPYNIASPSGSSVLLVEEEGWDAEYVQQWLRLDDTRSAQQHRDLLELEYDRAELEDWSFSLSTEDLAQGESTWKEPAITPALPAIKEQNPLELEEDANECLWNGASYLADRAGGELVALLMDARTSGPWPYASSPGASWSSEEGGPENSSKRSSAALSGCSDDPDSPSVGTDFTRDFYRLVKFESTKSLASTSSRGGKPPEREQALQNVLSFIAEQQMYLAELPHYYHDAANCNETPNPNEAIAACAVSQNERVCETAESGSGDKENGGHENSVEMEPGDDILEQILVPSLAPDERIISTVSCNGGISYTTVAPSELGAVPEEDEEAATSSTPSTVVSPARGPLLVEGRDRTLSFHERATSKDVIDELNRMIRKGEDHPASQDAAQTVLEKLDLACCCPTGWVHVERDIDFTDPKARANLLDVMLASSESSSATSSSGSAGSDSGDEPPDYRHLHRLHRYRRQKKASAAQAQRVLRIPSAWGASARPSIIGRDDFFVRYGDKEREAVATFDFLNDICTLSSPSDSNGGSLIDIAESPGCCNADCKEDLMKLSPL
- the LOC107217344 gene encoding uncharacterized protein LOC107217344 isoform X8, which translates into the protein MGANLTKQSRREATQRDVERERRQRMEAEARVREATAEAERARTRVHHLQRELVRMEESARGILQQKQRAEQLKQEKTALTLSYEARVHQYQAQISKLQLESESLRGQLRGLEAACAGEVHAALVARLANLETEHAALARDADAQRRQYERCLDDVANQVVRALLSQKGLREEIGALQRRIRELEAQNRALSGLLAQATSPGSPTDLIHGILEAGPAALVAALSLDAAWVPLTRPRSLNLQIPVMATAKCRRARPLGQKPSEEEGSESPESGNRDEGYSTMSSDVQGEGTRQEPARGLEDLKEATDETEADVSPDARLVTLDAGDPDVLFLPLNLTVGINPRHSYPPTKDLLPYQHVMRSFSDSHLCLKLTTTASLSPYNIASPSGSSVLLVEEEGWDAEYVQQWLRLDDTRSAQQHRDLLELEYDRAELEDWSFSLSTEDLAQGESTWKEPAITPALPAIKEQNPLELEEDANECLWNGASYLADRAGGELVALLMDARTSGPWPYASSPGASWSSEEGGPENSSKRSSAALSGCSDDPDSPSVGTDFTRDFYRLVKFESTKSLASTSSRGGKPPEREQALQNVLSFIAEQQMYLAELPHYYHDAANCNETPNPNEVQAAIAACAVSQNERVCETAESGSGDKENGGHENSVEMEPGDDILEQILVPSLAPDERIISTVSCNGGISYTTVAPSELGAVPEEDEEAATSSTPSTVVSPARGPLLVEGRDRTLSFHERATSKDVIDELNRMIRKGEDHPASQDAAQTVLEKLDLACCCPTGWVHVERDIDFTDPKARANLLDVMLASSESSSATSSSGSAGSDSGDEPPDYRHLHRLHRYRRQKKASAAQAQRVLRIPSAWGASARPSIIGRDDFFVRYGDKEREAVATFDFLNDICTLSSPSDSNGGSLIDIAESPGCCNADCKEDLMKLSPL
- the LOC107217344 gene encoding uncharacterized protein LOC107217344 isoform X1, translating into MLGVLKRRWKPSKRASNGRGTEANLGAELALDKPRPVASPRQIHPLYGEKAGLLGYCDSVGNTESFPPPPNIVVEGGRIEFVRPSQDIATTPRKNTVSRGSQTLADHPEKSDPAKESLEERVQELERTLQAERAAAQRDRATITRLQRQINKREATQRDVERERRQRMEAEARVREATAEAERARTRVHHLQRELVRMEESARGILQQKQRAEQLKQEKTALTLSYEARVHQYQAQISKLQLESESLRGQLRGLEAACAGEVHAALVARLANLETEHAALARDADAQRRQYERCLDDVANQVVRALLSQKGLREEIGALQRRIRELEAQNRALSGLLAQATSPGSPTDLIHGILEAGPAALVAALSLDAAWVPLTRPRSLNLQIPVMATAKCRRARPLGQKPSEEEGSESPESGNRDEGYSTMSSDVQGEGTRQEPARGLEDLKEATDETEADVSPDARLVTLDAGDPDVLFLPLNLTVGINPRHSYPPTKDLLPYQHVMRSFSDSHLCLKLTTTASLSPYNIASPSGSSVLLVEEEGWDAEYVQQWLRLDDTRSAQQHRDLLELEYDRAELEDWSFSLSTEDLAQGESTWKEPAITPALPAIKEQNPLELEEDANECLWNGASYLADRAGGELVALLMDARTSGPWPYASSPGASWSSEEGGPENSSKRSSAALSGCSDDPDSPSVGTDFTRDFYRLVKFESTKSLASTSSRGGKPPEREQALQNVLSFIAEQQMYLAELPHYYHDAANCNETPNPNEVQAAIAACAVSQNERVCETAESGSGDKENGGHENSVEMEPGDDILEQILVPSLAPDERIISTVSCNGGISYTTVAPSELGAVPEEDEEAATSSTPSTVVSPARGPLLVEGRDRTLSFHERATSKDVIDELNRMIRKGEDHPASQDAAQTVLEKLDLACCCPTGWVHVERDIDFTDPKARANLLDVMLASSESSSATSSSGSAGSDSGDEPPDYRHLHRLHRYRRQKKASAAQAQRVLRIPSAWGASARPSIIGRDDFFVRYGDKEREAVATFDFLNDICTLSSPSDSNGGSLIDIAESPGCCNADCKEDLMKLSPL
- the LOC107217344 gene encoding uncharacterized protein LOC107217344 isoform X6 gives rise to the protein MLGVLKRRWKPSKRASNGRGTEANLGAELALDKPRPVASPRQIHPLYGEKAGLLGYCDSVGNTESFPPPPNIVVEGGRIEFVRPSQDIATTPRKNTVSRGSQTLADHPEKSDPAKESLEERVQELERTLQAERAAAQRDRATITRLQRQINKREATQRDVERERRQRMEAEARVREATAEAERARTRVHHLQRELVRMEESARGILQQKQRAEQLKQEKTALTLSYEARVHQYQAQISKLQLESESLRGQLRGLEAACAGEVHAALVARLANLETEHAALARDADAQRRQYERCLDDVANQVVRALLSQKGLREEIGALQRRIRELEAQNRALSGLLAQATSPGSPTDLIHGILEAGPAALVAALSLDAAWVPLTRPRSLNLQIPVMATAKCRRARPLGQKPSEEEGSESPESGNRDEGYSTMSSDVQGEGTRQEPARGLEDLKEATDETEADVSPDARLVTLDAGDPDVLFLPLNLTVGINPRHSYPPTKDLLPYQHVMRSFSDSHLCLKLTTTASLSPYNIASPSGSSVLLVEEEGWDAEYVQQWLRLDDTRSAQQHRDLLELEYDRAELEDWSFSLSTEDLAQGESTWKEPAITPALPAIKEQNPLELEEDANECLWNGASYLADRAGGELVALLMDARTSGPWPYASSPGASWSSEEGGPENSSKRSSAALSGCSDDPDSPSVGTDFTRDFYRLVKFESTKSLASTSSRGGKPPEREQALQNVLSFIAEQQMYLAELPHYYHDAANCNETPNPNEVQAAIAACAVSQNERVCETAESGSGDKENGGHENSVEMEPGDDILEQILVPSLAPDERIISTVSCNGGISYTTVAPSELGAVPEEDEEAATSSTPSTVVSPARGPLLVEGRDRTLSFHERATSKDVIDELNRMIRKGEDHPASQDAAQTVLEKLDLACCCPTGWVHVERDIDFTDPKARANLLDVMLASSESSSATSSSGSAGSDSGDEPPDYRHLHRLHRYRRQKKEPV
- the LOC107217344 gene encoding uncharacterized protein LOC107217344 isoform X4, with amino-acid sequence MLGVLKRRWKPSKRASNGRGTEANLGAELALDKPRPVASPRQIHPLYGEKAGLLGYCDSVGNTESFPPPPNIVVEGGRIEFVRPSQDIATTPRKNTVSRGSQTLADHPEKSDPAKESLEERVQELERTLQAERAAAQRDRATITRLQRQINKREATQRDVERERRQRMEAEARVREATAEAERARTRVHHLQRELVRMEESARGILQQKQRAEQLKQEKTALTLSYEARVHQYQAQISKLQLESESLRGQLRGLEAACAGEVHAALVARLANLETEHAALARDADAQRRQYERCLDDVANQVVRALLSQKGLREEIGALQRRIRELEAQNRALSGLLAQATSPGSPTDLIHGILEAGPAALVAALSLDAAWVPLTRPRSLNLQIPVMATAKCRRARPLGQKPSEEEGSESPESGNRDEGYSTMSSDVQGEGTRQEPARGLEDLKEATDETEADVSPDARLVTLDAGDPDVLFLPLNLTVGINPRHSYPPTKDLLPYQHVMRSFSDSHLCLKLTTTASLSPYNIASPSGSSVLLVEEEGWDAEYVQQWLRLDDTRSAQQHRDLLELEYDRAELEDWSFSLSTEDLAQGESTWKEPAITPALPAIKEQNPLELEEDANECLWNGASYLADRAGGELVALLMDARTSGPWPYASSPGASWSSEEGGPENSSKRSSAALSGCSDDPDSPSVGTDFTRDFYRLVKFESTKSLASTSSRGGKPPEREQALQNVLSFIAEQQMYLAELPHYYHDAANCNETPNPNEVQAAIAACAVSQNERVCETAESGSGDKENGGHENSVEMEPGDDILEQILVPSLAPDERIISTVSCNGGISYTTVAPSELGAVPEEDEEAATSSTPSTVVSPARGPLLVEGRDRTLSFHERATSKDVIDELNRMIRKGEDHPASQDAAQTVLEKLDLACCCPTGWVHVERDIDFTDPKARANLLDVMLASSESSSATSSSGSAGSDSGDEPPDYRHLHRLHRYRRQKKDGSSSCALCFDCHKKSYVVRLSDDQFL